The proteins below are encoded in one region of Oncorhynchus kisutch isolate 150728-3 linkage group LG14, Okis_V2, whole genome shotgun sequence:
- the LOC109886224 gene encoding glycine-rich cell wall structural protein 2-like, whose amino-acid sequence MGYRDGGTVGTGMGTGMRGQGRGDGDGGTGTGTGGQGRGDRDGGRGDRNGDRGQERGWGSGMGRGRGMETGGRGDRDGGTGTGVRDGGQERGRGRGSGTGRGRGYSDGDGDGGSV is encoded by the exons ATGGGGTACAGGGACGGGGGGACAGTGGGGACAGGAATGGGGACGGGGATGAGGGGACAGGGAcggggggacggggacggggggaCAGGAACGGGGACGGGCGGACAGGGACGAGGGGACAGGGACGGTGGACGGGGGGACAGGAacggggacaggggacaggaacGGGGATGGGGGTCAGGGATGGGACGGGGACGGGGGATGGAAACGGGGGGACGGGGGGACAGAGATGGGGGGACGGGGACAGGGGTCAGGGACGGGGGACAGGaacggggacggggacgggggtcAGGGACGGGACGGGGACGGGGGTACAGcgacggggacggggacgggg GTTCAGTCTAA